One genomic window of Candidatus Methylomirabilis lanthanidiphila includes the following:
- a CDS encoding inorganic polyphosphate/ATP-NAD kinase yields MKRIGIIAKLHKPEAKAILQELLPWLMARGVEAVPDEETAKLAGMTGAQPKPDLPGLVDLLLVLGGDGTLLSVARLAGTRDVPILGVNLGGLGFLTEVTLEEIYSTLEAVLQGTYEVTQRILLTATVYRQGERIAEYVALNDAVINKGVLARMIELETYIDGRYVTTFRADGLILSTPTGSTAYCLAAGGPIVYPTLRALVVAPICPHTLTLRPIVIPDTAKIEIVQNSTDENTCLTMDGQVGFTLRHRDVIKVVRSDHTITLLKAPAKDYFQILRTKLHWGER; encoded by the coding sequence ATGAAACGGATCGGCATCATCGCCAAGCTCCATAAGCCGGAGGCCAAGGCCATCCTCCAGGAGCTGCTGCCGTGGCTGATGGCCAGGGGTGTGGAAGCGGTTCCGGATGAAGAGACCGCTAAATTGGCCGGGATGACCGGCGCTCAGCCGAAGCCTGATCTGCCGGGGCTTGTCGATCTCCTCCTGGTCCTGGGGGGAGATGGGACGCTTCTGTCGGTGGCGCGTCTGGCCGGGACGCGTGACGTCCCCATCCTGGGCGTCAACCTTGGGGGTCTCGGGTTTTTGACCGAGGTCACGTTGGAGGAGATCTACTCAACCCTGGAGGCGGTGTTACAGGGAACCTATGAGGTGACCCAGCGGATCCTGCTGACCGCGACGGTCTACCGGCAGGGGGAGCGAATCGCCGAGTATGTTGCGCTGAATGACGCGGTCATCAACAAGGGCGTGCTGGCCCGGATGATCGAACTGGAGACCTACATCGACGGGCGATATGTCACGACCTTCCGCGCCGACGGTCTCATCCTGTCTACCCCGACCGGTTCCACCGCCTACTGTCTGGCGGCCGGCGGGCCGATTGTCTACCCGACCCTTCGCGCGCTTGTTGTCGCGCCGATCTGCCCGCATACGCTTACCCTCCGTCCTATTGTCATCCCGGATACCGCAAAGATCGAGATCGTCCAGAACTCGACGGACGAGAATACCTGCCTGACCATGGACGGCCAAGTCGGGTTTACACTTCGCCACCGCGATGTGATCAAGGTCGTTCGCTCAGACCACACCATTACGCTGCTCAAGGCGCCCGCGAAAGACTACTTCCAAATCCTTCGCACCAAGCTACACTGGGGCGAGCGGTAG
- a CDS encoding DNA repair protein recN (Recombination protein N) codes for MLRELHITNFALIDELRAEFGPGLNVLTGETGAGKSIIIDALGLTLGMRGEAEQIRTGADGTTVEAAFDRCDEETRELLADSGIEHPSDEFLLVRRVLLREGKSKAYLNGRLSSSASLRSLGELLVDVHGQHQGVALTQPSRQRLLLDAYAGLTADVAAFRMLYGRRQTLRAELDVLRTGERQKAQRLDHLQYQRDEIAVARLVEGEEEALNQERTILMHAERLHAAAHLGYEGLYGEQGAVAGRLAAIVSKLKDAQRIDPRLQEVVDGCEAAMASVEDAAAQLRDYREGVAFDPERLEQVESRLHEIGKLKRKYGGSIAEVLACARSAEEELQRLTGSEERGQEIERELAMLKGTLAQRAAELTARRKAAAERLAAAVQEELRALRMEKAVFIVQIGPRSEAGGSGLEANGADEVEFLIAPNPGEELKPMGRIASGGELSRVMLAIKAILAATDRIPTLIFDEVDVGIGGGMAAVVGQKLWAIAKERQVLSITHLPQIAALADRHFAIVKRVEGPRTGITVRVLEGEERVCEIARMLGARERSGTPLHHAREILETARQWKAAMTSGASA; via the coding sequence GTGCTCCGTGAGCTCCACATCACGAATTTCGCCCTGATCGACGAACTCCGGGCGGAGTTCGGTCCCGGTTTGAATGTCCTGACCGGCGAGACCGGCGCGGGAAAGTCGATCATCATCGACGCCCTGGGGCTGACGCTCGGGATGAGGGGCGAGGCGGAGCAGATCCGTACCGGGGCCGATGGGACGACGGTGGAGGCCGCGTTCGATCGCTGCGACGAGGAGACCCGCGAACTGCTCGCCGACAGCGGGATTGAGCATCCGTCGGATGAGTTTCTGCTGGTACGGCGGGTGCTCTTGCGGGAGGGCAAGAGCAAGGCCTATCTGAATGGCAGGCTGTCGTCGTCGGCGTCGCTCCGAAGTCTCGGCGAACTTCTGGTTGACGTCCATGGCCAACACCAGGGCGTTGCGCTGACCCAGCCGTCCCGTCAGCGGCTGCTCCTGGACGCCTATGCCGGTCTAACAGCAGATGTAGCGGCGTTTCGTATGCTGTATGGCAGACGACAGACGCTGAGGGCGGAACTGGATGTGCTCCGGACGGGCGAGCGGCAGAAGGCGCAGCGTCTTGACCATCTCCAGTATCAGCGGGACGAGATCGCTGTGGCGCGACTCGTCGAGGGGGAGGAAGAGGCGCTGAACCAGGAGCGGACGATCCTCATGCACGCCGAGCGGCTGCACGCGGCGGCGCACCTGGGATACGAGGGCCTGTATGGCGAGCAGGGCGCGGTGGCGGGCCGCCTGGCCGCGATTGTCTCGAAGCTGAAGGATGCGCAGCGTATCGATCCGAGGCTGCAGGAGGTGGTGGATGGCTGCGAAGCTGCCATGGCGTCGGTTGAGGACGCGGCGGCCCAGCTCAGGGACTACAGGGAAGGGGTTGCCTTCGACCCGGAGCGCCTGGAGCAGGTGGAGAGTCGGCTGCACGAGATCGGCAAACTGAAGCGGAAATACGGCGGCTCGATTGCCGAGGTCCTCGCATGTGCGAGGTCGGCTGAAGAGGAGTTGCAGCGCCTCACCGGCTCCGAAGAGCGGGGCCAGGAGATTGAACGGGAACTGGCGATGCTGAAAGGGACGCTGGCGCAGCGGGCGGCCGAGCTGACCGCGCGCCGGAAGGCGGCGGCCGAGCGACTGGCTGCAGCAGTGCAGGAGGAGCTGCGGGCGCTCAGAATGGAGAAGGCGGTCTTTATTGTTCAGATCGGGCCGCGTTCCGAGGCCGGCGGTTCCGGTCTGGAAGCGAACGGGGCGGACGAGGTGGAGTTCCTGATCGCGCCGAATCCCGGCGAAGAGTTGAAGCCGATGGGCCGCATCGCGTCCGGCGGTGAGCTGTCTCGGGTGATGCTGGCGATCAAGGCCATCCTGGCGGCCACCGATCGCATCCCGACCCTGATCTTTGACGAGGTAGATGTAGGGATCGGCGGTGGGATGGCCGCGGTGGTGGGTCAAAAGCTTTGGGCCATTGCAAAAGAGCGGCAGGTCCTCTCCATCACGCATCTGCCGCAGATTGCGGCCTTGGCCGACCGCCATTTTGCGATTGTCAAGCGTGTCGAGGGTCCTCGTACTGGCATTACCGTCCGGGTGCTGGAGGGCGAAGAACGGGTCTGTGAGATTGCCAGGATGCTTGGGGCCAGGGAACGGTCGGGTACCCCTCTGCACCATGCCCGGGAGATCCTGGAGACTGCCAGGCAGTGGAAGGCGGCTATGACGTCAGGCGCTTCTGCTTGA
- the rplU gene encoding 50S ribosomal protein L21, which produces MYAIIESGGKQRRVSPGALVTLEKIEGEAGKQVELSNVLMVADGDQVKIGAPYVQGAAVMSEIVRQDRGPKVMIFKFKRRKRYRRTQGHRQAQTTLRVTEIRA; this is translated from the coding sequence GTGTATGCAATTATCGAGTCGGGAGGCAAACAACGCCGCGTCAGCCCCGGCGCGCTTGTGACCCTCGAAAAGATTGAGGGTGAGGCGGGGAAACAGGTCGAGTTGTCAAACGTTCTGATGGTGGCCGATGGCGACCAGGTGAAGATCGGCGCCCCCTATGTACAAGGCGCTGCAGTGATGAGTGAGATCGTCCGGCAGGACCGTGGGCCCAAGGTGATGATCTTCAAGTTCAAACGGCGAAAGCGGTATCGGCGTACACAGGGCCACCGCCAGGCGCAGACCACCTTACGAGTGACAGAGATTAGGGCGTAG
- a CDS encoding 50S ribosomal protein L27, which translates to MAHKKGMGSSRNGRDSQSQRLGMKAAAGQTVSAGSILIRQRGTRFKPGKNVGIGSDDTLFAKVSGIVTVEHRGGQGRFLSIIGA; encoded by the coding sequence ATGGCGCATAAAAAAGGGATGGGGAGTTCCCGGAATGGCCGGGATAGCCAAAGTCAGCGGTTAGGTATGAAGGCGGCGGCGGGGCAAACGGTATCAGCGGGCAGCATTCTGATTCGCCAGCGCGGGACCCGGTTTAAACCGGGTAAGAACGTTGGGATCGGTTCTGACGACACACTGTTCGCCAAAGTGTCCGGCATTGTCACGGTCGAACACCGCGGGGGACAGGGCCGTTTCCTCAGCAT